A section of the Cuniculiplasma divulgatum genome encodes:
- the aspS gene encoding aspartate--tRNA(Asn) ligase: protein MERIYIRDLRHSMDNSEVELNGWIQEVRKLKKISFLILRDSTGTVQVTLKPENIPDIDIITGVNRESVISVRGTVTKEGVAKSGIEVVAKSVKILNQAGTPLPLGITDPVEADFDTRLNNRFLDLRKPDKHLIFRVESSLLWGIRKFLMSKDFIEVHTPKIVAAATEGGADLFRVQYFEKNAYLNQSPQLYKEILISGGIDRVFEVGPAFRAEEHNTVRHLNEFTSVDIEMAFSDHNDAMRMLENAVRSGIQEVVDKNIESLELHGIHLKVPDVPFPRITYRDCISILEKEGQSVTFGEDFTPEQLREIGKKFPDFYFITEWPSSVRPFYTMPKPGDDEVTNSYDLQFGEKEITSGAQRVHDPDLLEKRFRQKGLDPSAFEFYIKAFKYGMPPHAGWGLGLERLSMIILNLPNIREVTLFPRDRTRIVP, encoded by the coding sequence ATGGAAAGAATTTACATTCGGGATCTCAGGCACTCAATGGATAACTCAGAAGTTGAGCTCAATGGCTGGATTCAGGAAGTCAGGAAGCTCAAGAAGATTTCATTCTTAATACTGCGTGACAGCACAGGAACCGTTCAGGTAACTCTTAAGCCGGAGAATATTCCAGACATTGACATCATTACTGGAGTCAACCGGGAATCCGTTATATCTGTGCGAGGTACAGTCACAAAGGAAGGCGTTGCCAAGTCCGGCATAGAAGTTGTTGCAAAATCAGTGAAGATTCTGAATCAGGCGGGAACTCCTCTTCCTCTTGGAATTACTGACCCGGTGGAAGCTGACTTTGATACAAGGCTGAACAACAGATTTCTGGATCTGAGGAAACCAGACAAGCACCTGATTTTCAGGGTCGAGAGCTCCCTTCTCTGGGGCATCAGAAAATTCCTTATGTCAAAGGATTTCATCGAGGTACATACACCTAAAATCGTGGCAGCCGCCACGGAAGGTGGCGCCGATCTTTTCAGGGTACAGTATTTTGAAAAGAATGCCTACCTGAACCAGAGTCCGCAGCTTTACAAGGAGATACTGATCTCAGGCGGGATAGATCGGGTTTTTGAGGTTGGGCCGGCTTTTCGGGCAGAGGAGCATAACACAGTAAGGCATCTGAACGAGTTCACTTCTGTGGATATCGAGATGGCTTTCTCGGATCATAACGATGCCATGAGGATGCTTGAAAATGCAGTAAGATCCGGAATTCAGGAAGTTGTGGATAAAAATATTGAGTCCCTTGAACTCCATGGCATACATCTGAAGGTTCCGGATGTACCGTTTCCCAGGATCACATACAGGGACTGCATTTCAATTCTGGAGAAAGAGGGACAGTCAGTCACATTCGGCGAGGACTTCACTCCAGAGCAGCTCAGGGAAATAGGAAAGAAATTCCCGGATTTCTATTTTATCACAGAATGGCCGTCATCTGTCAGGCCTTTCTATACCATGCCAAAGCCGGGGGATGATGAGGTCACCAACTCTTATGATCTGCAGTTCGGAGAGAAGGAGATAACTTCAGGAGCACAGAGAGTCCATGATCCTGATTTACTAGAAAAGAGGTTCAGGCAGAAAGGCCTGGATCCTTCTGCCTTTGAATTCTATATAAAGGCTTTCAAATATGGCATGCCACCACACGCAGGCTGGGGACTGGGACTGGAAAGGCTCAGCATGATCATACTGAACCTCCCCAACATACGTGAGGTTACTCTATTTCCTAGGGATAGAACGAGAATTGTCCCCTGA
- a CDS encoding tRNA-binding protein, producing the protein MSEMITYSDFEKVDIRAGRIISAEPFPEAKKPAIRLTIDFGSLGLKKSSAQITMHYVPESLVGKTVIAVVNFPPKQIANFISEVLVLGLPDSKGNTVLVFPDKDVEPGAKLH; encoded by the coding sequence ATGTCGGAGATGATTACTTATTCTGATTTCGAAAAGGTCGATATAAGGGCTGGAAGAATAATTTCCGCTGAACCTTTTCCTGAGGCAAAGAAGCCAGCAATCAGGCTCACAATAGATTTTGGCAGCCTGGGGTTGAAGAAGTCCAGTGCCCAGATTACCATGCACTATGTTCCAGAATCACTGGTAGGAAAGACTGTGATAGCAGTTGTTAATTTCCCACCGAAACAGATAGCCAACTTCATTTCTGAGGTACTGGTTCTGGGGCTCCCCGACAGCAAAGGCAATACTGTCCTCGTCTTCCCAGATAAGGACGTTGAACCCGGTGCAAAACTTCACTGA
- a CDS encoding 3-hydroxyacyl-CoA dehydrogenase family protein produces MKSDGSISRIGVVGAGNMGASIAEVMAFNGYDVVMKDQNDELIQRGMKKIRDIVSSQVRYQEGRYKKEADRIRLLGIELTHDQEDVLKQKMRPEFTETEAEKVLSRIHTTVDYSEMSNVDFVIEAAFENLDVKRDIFRSLSSVVGENTILASNTSSLSITAIASGTGNPSRVIITHFFNPPFTLPLVEVVKGLKTSYETEKRTMEFIGGLHNHRKQMVPISVKENPGFVVNRMLVPMLNEAVFLMQEGVASARDIDTAMKLGAGMPMGPLELLDMVGLDVTLDVCNVLQHDFGDQKYRPSVLLQKMVEAGLFGKKSGEGFYKY; encoded by the coding sequence ATGAAATCAGATGGAAGTATCAGCCGCATAGGAGTTGTGGGTGCCGGTAACATGGGGGCATCAATTGCCGAGGTTATGGCCTTCAACGGGTATGATGTTGTCATGAAGGACCAGAACGACGAGCTTATACAGCGGGGTATGAAGAAGATCAGGGACATTGTATCATCACAGGTCAGATATCAGGAAGGCAGGTATAAGAAAGAGGCGGACAGGATCAGGCTGCTTGGAATAGAACTCACGCATGATCAGGAAGATGTGCTGAAACAGAAAATGAGGCCAGAATTTACAGAAACAGAAGCAGAGAAGGTTCTGTCAAGAATCCACACAACTGTTGACTATTCCGAGATGTCTAATGTCGACTTTGTCATAGAGGCTGCATTCGAAAATCTTGACGTGAAAAGAGACATTTTTAGATCACTTTCATCAGTGGTGGGCGAGAATACAATCCTTGCATCCAACACATCTTCCCTTAGCATAACTGCAATAGCTTCAGGCACGGGAAATCCTTCAAGGGTCATAATTACACACTTCTTCAATCCTCCATTCACTCTTCCACTTGTGGAGGTGGTAAAAGGGCTGAAAACTTCATATGAGACAGAGAAGAGAACAATGGAATTCATTGGGGGATTGCACAACCACAGGAAACAGATGGTTCCAATTTCGGTTAAGGAGAATCCCGGATTCGTGGTGAACAGGATGCTGGTCCCCATGCTGAATGAGGCCGTTTTCCTGATGCAGGAGGGCGTAGCTTCTGCGCGGGATATCGACACTGCCATGAAACTGGGTGCAGGTATGCCCATGGGGCCACTTGAACTGCTGGACATGGTTGGACTGGACGTTACCCTGGACGTATGCAACGTACTGCAGCATGATTTCGGGGACCAGAAATACAGGCCATCCGTGCTTCTGCAAAAGATGGTGGAAGCTGGCCTTTTCGGTAAAAAATCAGGTGAGGGCTTCTACAAATACTGA
- a CDS encoding multiprotein bridging factor aMBF1, translating to MNHVFIPGSNKESMDCEMCGKNVPHLTKVRIDGAILNVCDACAKFGTPAESIRTSFSKPAAEEPIATIKINQKRIIVPPAKPTSRRRTRDNIDSLTVVQDYGELIKEAREKLNMTQDELAAKILERKNVLSSMERGDLLPEIKVARKLEKVLGITLVEKEE from the coding sequence ATGAATCATGTTTTTATTCCCGGTTCCAATAAGGAAAGCATGGACTGCGAAATGTGCGGAAAGAATGTGCCCCACCTGACAAAGGTGAGAATAGATGGTGCAATCCTGAATGTGTGCGATGCTTGCGCTAAATTTGGCACCCCTGCAGAAAGTATCAGGACCAGCTTCAGCAAACCTGCTGCAGAAGAACCAATCGCAACCATAAAGATCAACCAGAAACGGATTATTGTCCCTCCAGCAAAGCCAACATCCCGGAGACGAACCCGGGACAACATCGACAGCCTCACCGTTGTCCAGGATTATGGCGAACTCATAAAGGAGGCCAGGGAGAAGCTGAACATGACACAGGATGAGCTTGCAGCAAAGATCCTTGAGCGGAAAAATGTGCTTTCAAGCATGGAACGCGGAGACCTTCTTCCTGAAATCAAGGTCGCCAGGAAACTTGAAAAGGTTCTTGGAATAACGCTGGTGGAAAAGGAAGAGTAA
- a CDS encoding fibrillarin-like rRNA/tRNA 2'-O-methyltransferase, giving the protein MNTLPIGVVKQKNSLYTVSRSNRPVYGEKIRKIEVGYLREWNPKRSKLAAAIVKRITTVPLRQNSNVLYLGAASGTTVSHISDICSSGRVYAIEKAYDPFVQLLDLSQQRDNIYPIIEDAGQVDRFRFFIDRVDMIYQDIAQRNQVQIFNSNAAAFTDAKDALLVLKIRAISSKGHERDILQEATSRIEGFRVLETVDLSPFSKSNYMLRLKRL; this is encoded by the coding sequence TTGAACACTCTGCCCATTGGGGTTGTTAAGCAGAAGAATTCGCTATACACAGTTTCACGAAGCAATAGGCCTGTTTATGGAGAAAAGATCAGAAAGATTGAAGTGGGGTATCTTCGTGAGTGGAACCCAAAAAGGAGTAAGCTGGCGGCAGCCATAGTGAAGCGTATCACAACTGTTCCTCTGAGGCAGAATTCCAATGTGCTGTATCTCGGTGCAGCGTCAGGAACAACGGTCAGCCACATCTCGGACATATGCAGCAGCGGAAGAGTGTATGCCATTGAGAAAGCCTACGATCCTTTTGTTCAGCTTCTCGATCTTTCACAGCAGAGGGACAATATATACCCAATAATCGAGGATGCCGGGCAGGTCGATCGTTTCAGGTTTTTCATTGATCGGGTGGACATGATATACCAGGACATTGCCCAGCGCAACCAGGTCCAGATATTCAACAGCAATGCAGCAGCATTTACAGATGCCAAAGATGCCCTGCTTGTCCTGAAGATAAGGGCAATTTCAAGCAAAGGGCATGAGAGGGACATACTGCAGGAGGCAACTTCAAGGATTGAGGGTTTCAGGGTGCTGGAAACGGTGGATCTGTCGCCATTTTCAAAATCAAATTACATGTTAAGGCTCAAGAGGCTGTGA